One genomic region from Sphingobacteriales bacterium encodes:
- a CDS encoding SDR family oxidoreductase has product MGKSILVTGAEGYLGRLVVQMLAQTADQYDAIIAHDIKKHPTSTQSNNIHYVQGDIRDSGISNCIEEYAVDTVIHLASIVTPGKKSNREFEYSVDVTGTANLLKACVQHHVKQFIITSSGAAYGYYRDNPTWLTETDAIRGNEEFAYSCHKRLVEEMLASYRDKYPEMLQLILRPGTILGEQTNNQITDLFNNKYIIGIRGAEIPFVFIWDQDVAAIIIKGVREEKSGIYNLAGDGFLTIEQIAKKLGKPHIKFPAIFLKAAFFLLHRLGWSQYSPGQVNFLRYRPVLSNQKLKEEFGYTPKYTSEEVFDFYLKTNYLPSKKRKL; this is encoded by the coding sequence ATGGGCAAAAGCATACTGGTTACCGGTGCTGAAGGATACCTGGGAAGATTAGTGGTACAAATGCTTGCACAAACGGCTGATCAATATGATGCTATAATTGCTCATGACATAAAGAAACATCCAACCAGCACCCAATCAAACAACATCCATTATGTACAAGGAGATATCCGTGATTCCGGTATCAGCAATTGTATAGAGGAATATGCAGTAGATACCGTTATTCATTTAGCTTCCATTGTTACACCGGGTAAAAAAAGTAACCGTGAATTTGAATATTCGGTGGATGTTACGGGTACTGCCAATCTGTTGAAGGCATGTGTACAACATCACGTAAAGCAGTTTATCATTACCAGCAGCGGAGCTGCATACGGATATTACAGGGACAACCCAACGTGGTTAACGGAAACTGATGCCATCCGTGGCAATGAAGAGTTTGCCTATTCCTGCCACAAGAGATTAGTTGAAGAAATGCTAGCTTCATACAGGGATAAATATCCAGAAATGCTCCAGTTAATATTAAGGCCGGGTACCATCCTTGGCGAACAGACAAACAATCAGATAACAGACCTGTTTAATAATAAGTATATCATAGGTATCAGAGGTGCAGAGATACCATTTGTATTCATTTGGGATCAGGATGTGGCAGCCATAATTATAAAAGGTGTCCGGGAAGAAAAATCCGGAATTTACAATTTAGCAGGTGATGGTTTCCTTACAATCGAACAAATAGCGAAAAAACTAGGAAAACCCCATATCAAGTTTCCGGCAATATTCCTAAAGGCGGCCTTTTTTCTGTTACATAGGCTTGGATGGAGTCAATACAGCCCGGGGCAGGTAAATTTCCTGAGATACCGACCTGTACTGAGCAATCAAAAACTGAAAGAAGAATTCGGATACACACCTAAATATACAAGTGAAGAAGTATTTGACTTTTATCTTAAAACAAATTATTTACCCTCTAAAAAAAGAAAATTATGA
- a CDS encoding thiamine pyrophosphate-binding protein, producing MTGGEAIVRMLKNEGVTTVFGIIDGTYFGLYSKFKKYGIEFITPRHETSAVHMAGAYARLTGKLGVCIASNGPGVANALPGVAVENAEGNRVLLITSSRRNPIIYPDRGGSYQCFNQVGVIKQMSKYSEYASIPERIPEILKQAFRMCYKGRPGVVHVDVPENYMNGKTDFDEAAFQEPARYRKTEAATASKSQLARAAKMLAAAKSPVIHTGSGIIHALAFEELEKVADLLYAPVTTSWGARGALCENNELSVPMIYVGLNDEIRSNADLILTLGSRLGETDRWGMAPHWGHPATQKMIQVDIDEEYLGRNKPTDLAILADVKVFLSELYDELRIQENTIDKASRKRIWEPFLKMKKKERETLDKHLADLSVPMNTAHVADICKQVFEEDAIAVFDGGNTSVWGQFYYKCTKPGSGISTPKMGMLGAGVGQAIGAAVAFRDKQVYCIIGDGAMGFHPQEIETAIRNNCKIIYLVVSDRQWGMVKMNQQFALRPLKTLIKKSLDEDETINADLGEIAWDKLAESMGAYGERVADPQKLKDAILRCLNAGRCAVIHVDVDPVKHMWAPSLMHFKKMHEEPKGK from the coding sequence ATGACTGGTGGAGAAGCAATCGTCCGCATGCTGAAGAATGAAGGCGTTACTACCGTCTTTGGCATCATCGACGGAACCTATTTTGGTTTATATTCAAAATTTAAGAAATACGGAATTGAATTCATCACACCCAGACATGAAACCAGTGCTGTGCATATGGCTGGTGCATATGCCAGGCTAACCGGTAAGTTGGGTGTCTGTATAGCCAGCAACGGTCCGGGGGTGGCAAATGCCCTTCCGGGTGTAGCTGTAGAAAATGCAGAAGGGAACAGGGTCTTATTAATAACCAGTTCCAGGCGTAATCCTATTATTTATCCGGACAGGGGCGGAAGTTATCAATGCTTCAATCAGGTAGGTGTCATTAAACAAATGTCAAAATACAGTGAATATGCAAGTATCCCCGAACGCATTCCGGAAATCCTGAAACAGGCATTTCGCATGTGTTACAAAGGAAGGCCGGGTGTGGTACATGTGGATGTCCCAGAAAACTACATGAATGGTAAAACGGATTTCGATGAAGCAGCCTTTCAGGAACCTGCCAGATACCGTAAAACGGAAGCGGCAACCGCCTCGAAAAGCCAGTTGGCGAGAGCAGCAAAAATGCTGGCTGCTGCAAAATCACCGGTTATCCATACCGGCAGCGGAATCATACATGCACTTGCGTTCGAAGAATTAGAAAAGGTAGCTGATTTACTGTATGCTCCGGTTACTACAAGCTGGGGTGCAAGAGGTGCATTGTGTGAAAACAACGAACTCTCCGTTCCCATGATCTATGTTGGACTGAATGATGAAATCAGAAGCAACGCAGACCTGATTCTTACACTGGGCTCCAGGCTGGGCGAAACCGACCGTTGGGGAATGGCACCTCATTGGGGGCATCCGGCGACCCAGAAGATGATACAGGTGGATATTGATGAAGAATATCTGGGCCGAAACAAGCCGACTGATCTTGCAATATTGGCTGATGTAAAGGTATTTTTAAGTGAATTGTATGATGAGTTGAGAATACAGGAAAATACCATTGATAAAGCTTCCAGAAAAAGAATATGGGAACCATTCTTGAAAATGAAAAAGAAGGAAAGAGAAACGCTGGACAAGCATTTAGCCGATTTGTCAGTACCCATGAACACCGCGCATGTGGCAGATATATGTAAGCAAGTTTTTGAGGAGGATGCAATTGCCGTATTTGATGGCGGCAACACCTCTGTATGGGGGCAATTTTATTATAAATGCACCAAACCGGGTTCCGGGATATCTACTCCGAAAATGGGGATGCTGGGGGCAGGTGTCGGACAGGCCATAGGTGCTGCGGTCGCTTTCCGCGACAAACAGGTTTACTGTATTATCGGAGACGGCGCTATGGGATTTCACCCACAGGAAATAGAAACTGCCATTCGAAATAATTGTAAGATTATTTACCTGGTAGTTTCAGACAGACAATGGGGAATGGTTAAAATGAATCAGCAATTTGCCCTTCGTCCGCTAAAAACACTGATAAAAAAATCACTGGACGAAGATGAGACCATTAATGCCGATTTAGGTGAGATTGCATGGGACAAACTGGCCGAAAGTATGGGCGCATATGGAGAAAGGGTAGCTGACCCCCAAAAACTGAAAGATGCCATACTCCGCTGTCTCAATGCAGGAAGATGTGCTGTCATACATGTGGATGTGGACCCTGTAAAGCATATGTGGGCACCGTCCCTGATGCATTTTAAAAAAATGCACGAAGAGCCAAAGGGGAAATAA
- a CDS encoding SDR family oxidoreductase → MEAVKDKIVLITGAAGGIGLYLCSYFAEAGARLILTDINEKSLKEAQKRLAKYPVAINTYAVDQRNKEEVEKMASDVLKKIGTPDILINNAGIGFQSELADTTYETWQKLMDVNFWGALHFIYAFLPSMKEKQKGHIVNVATGQVFYRLPTWGAYTVTKTALAAFTDILRAEVDKEHIKVTTVYPYMVNTGFYKDVQGETLASKLSMVLLPLYSQSPETVAKIIFNAILHDKPVEMVSMLNHIGKFMRFVTPSNNLMDKITSRSLSKKGLSSVNDNPVIHSIKSATESISNAFQQITPPVGFKIDEIMSGEHEFQSGFGPEGKLPMEFCVTWGAANLSEWLNPVSAKFMTSELHGTVSIGGLCEHAVCDGYLQLRYLKDQKIRYFFTFDVNGKSYEYTGEKKHIYPWNLPYSHTTCFGVLREKGNEAVISKSVTHFHLDSMPEFMKSLQLTT, encoded by the coding sequence ATGGAAGCAGTAAAAGATAAAATCGTTTTAATCACCGGAGCGGCAGGAGGAATCGGCTTATACCTATGCTCCTATTTTGCTGAGGCCGGAGCAAGGCTGATTCTAACGGATATTAATGAAAAATCTTTAAAGGAGGCACAGAAGCGACTCGCAAAATATCCTGTAGCAATCAATACGTATGCAGTGGACCAGCGTAACAAAGAAGAAGTGGAAAAGATGGCATCGGATGTTTTAAAAAAAATCGGAACGCCGGATATCCTCATTAACAATGCCGGTATCGGCTTTCAGTCAGAATTGGCGGATACCACCTACGAGACCTGGCAAAAGTTAATGGACGTCAATTTTTGGGGTGCCCTGCATTTCATCTACGCCTTTCTGCCCTCGATGAAAGAAAAACAAAAGGGCCATATCGTCAATGTGGCAACAGGTCAGGTGTTTTACAGACTGCCCACCTGGGGTGCCTATACGGTTACCAAAACTGCCCTAGCTGCGTTTACGGATATCCTTCGTGCAGAGGTGGATAAAGAGCATATTAAAGTAACAACGGTCTATCCGTACATGGTGAATACCGGATTTTACAAAGATGTGCAGGGAGAAACACTGGCAAGCAAACTTTCGATGGTCCTGCTTCCATTGTATTCACAATCTCCCGAAACGGTAGCAAAGATTATTTTTAACGCGATTTTACATGACAAACCGGTGGAAATGGTAAGCATGCTGAATCACATCGGCAAATTCATGCGGTTTGTTACGCCTTCGAATAATCTGATGGACAAGATTACATCCAGAAGTTTATCGAAAAAAGGATTGTCATCCGTTAATGATAATCCTGTCATCCATTCTATAAAATCAGCAACAGAATCCATTTCAAATGCATTCCAACAAATCACCCCACCTGTTGGGTTTAAGATAGATGAAATAATGTCCGGTGAACATGAGTTTCAATCCGGTTTTGGACCGGAAGGGAAGTTACCAATGGAATTTTGCGTAACATGGGGAGCTGCCAATTTATCGGAATGGCTGAACCCCGTTTCAGCCAAATTTATGACCAGTGAACTACATGGTACCGTTTCCATAGGAGGGTTATGTGAGCATGCCGTTTGTGACGGTTATTTGCAACTCCGATACTTAAAGGATCAAAAAATCAGGTATTTCTTTACTTTTGATGTTAATGGAAAATCGTATGAATACACCGGAGAGAAAAAACACATTTACCCCTGGAACCTGCCCTATTCCCATACCACTTGTTTCGGTGTATTGCGGGAAAAAGGAAATGAAGCAGTTATCTCAAAATCGGTCACTCACTTCCATCTGGACAGCATGCCGGAATTTATGAAAAGTTTGCAATTAACCACTTGA
- the clpB gene encoding ATP-dependent chaperone ClpB, translating into MNPNNYTIKSQEAIAEAQQIAFDLKHPSLDTFHLLKGIFDNDQDVTPFLLKKVDADINKIKSELEAILQKQPTVSGDSMKYPSQALSQTLLKANSYLKEFNDVYVSIEHLLLGLLSSNDVTADLLKKNKITESNLKQAIKELRKGQTVNNPSADTTYNSLEKYAKNLNQLAQDNKLDPVIGRDEEIRRVLHILSRRTKNNPILVGEPGVGKTAIAEGIAFRIISGDIPENLKSKTIYSLDMGALIAGAKYKGEFEERLKAVIKEVISSDGQIILFIDEIHTLVGAGGGGDGAMDAANILKPALARGELRAIGATTLAEYQKYFEKDKALERRFQKVMVQEPSVEDTVSILRGLKERYENHHKVTIKDEAIIAAAELSSRYITNRFLPDKAIDLIDEAAAKLRLEMDSVPEELDELERKIRQLEIEREAIKRENDEVKVQDLSRQIAELSEKRNAFKAKWESEKTVVDRIQNEKIKIENYKTEAEQAERNGDYGKVAEIRYGKIKEAEANLQNYESELQENKDGSRLMKEEVTGENIAEIVSRWTGIPLTKMLQAEKDKLLNLEDYLHGRVVGQDEAIVAVSDAIRRSRAGLQDPKKPLGSFLFIGTTGVGKTELSKALAELLFDDEKAMVRIDMSEYMEKHSVSRLIGSPPGYVGYDEGGQLTEAVRNHPYSVVLLDEIEKAHPDVFNVLLQVLEDGRLTDNKGRVVDFKNTIIIMTSNIGSHLIQQNFENVKTEDEIFAATETSKVQIFDALKRVLRPEFFNRIDEVIMFKPLLQGDIREIVKIQLNNLKNQLHGMEIEMEYTDELVDYFSKEGYDPQYGARPLKRLINRELINQLSKMILADKIQKDKTVIADCINDEIVFRNR; encoded by the coding sequence ATGAATCCAAACAACTATACCATTAAATCTCAGGAAGCCATTGCCGAAGCCCAGCAAATCGCTTTCGATCTGAAACATCCGTCACTCGATACGTTTCATTTACTGAAAGGTATTTTTGATAATGACCAGGATGTCACGCCGTTTTTACTGAAAAAAGTAGACGCGGATATCAATAAGATAAAATCTGAACTGGAAGCAATTCTCCAGAAACAACCTACAGTATCCGGTGACAGTATGAAGTATCCGTCGCAGGCATTGTCGCAAACTTTGCTGAAAGCCAATTCTTACTTAAAGGAATTCAATGACGTGTATGTCTCCATCGAGCATCTATTGTTGGGGTTGTTAAGCTCCAATGATGTTACCGCAGATTTATTGAAGAAAAACAAGATTACGGAAAGTAATTTAAAACAAGCCATTAAAGAACTCAGAAAAGGACAAACCGTGAATAATCCAAGCGCAGACACTACGTATAATTCTTTGGAAAAATACGCCAAGAATTTGAACCAACTGGCACAGGACAATAAACTGGATCCTGTGATAGGCAGGGATGAAGAAATACGCCGGGTATTGCATATTCTTTCGCGCAGAACAAAAAATAATCCGATTCTGGTCGGTGAGCCTGGAGTCGGTAAAACAGCCATTGCAGAAGGCATCGCGTTCCGTATCATTTCCGGGGATATACCCGAAAATCTGAAATCTAAAACAATCTACTCCCTGGATATGGGAGCCTTGATTGCCGGCGCGAAGTATAAAGGGGAATTTGAAGAACGTCTGAAAGCCGTTATCAAGGAAGTCATCAGCAGCGACGGGCAGATCATCTTATTCATCGATGAGATTCATACGCTTGTAGGTGCCGGCGGCGGCGGCGACGGTGCTATGGATGCAGCCAATATTTTAAAACCTGCTCTGGCCCGCGGAGAATTGCGCGCCATCGGTGCGACCACCTTAGCGGAATATCAAAAATATTTTGAAAAAGACAAGGCACTCGAACGGCGATTCCAAAAAGTGATGGTGCAGGAACCCAGTGTGGAAGACACCGTTTCCATTTTACGCGGACTGAAGGAGCGTTACGAAAATCACCATAAAGTGACCATTAAAGATGAAGCGATCATTGCTGCGGCTGAATTGTCGAGCCGCTATATCACCAATCGGTTTTTACCGGATAAAGCCATCGACTTAATCGACGAAGCAGCAGCAAAACTGCGCCTGGAGATGGATTCTGTTCCTGAAGAACTCGATGAGCTGGAACGTAAAATCCGTCAGCTGGAAATTGAACGTGAAGCCATTAAACGCGAAAATGATGAAGTAAAAGTGCAGGATCTATCCAGGCAAATAGCAGAATTAAGTGAGAAGCGGAATGCGTTTAAAGCGAAATGGGAAAGCGAGAAAACCGTGGTGGACAGAATTCAAAATGAGAAGATAAAAATTGAAAATTATAAAACGGAAGCGGAACAGGCGGAGCGAAACGGCGATTACGGAAAAGTAGCGGAAATCCGTTACGGAAAAATAAAGGAAGCGGAAGCGAATCTGCAAAATTACGAGAGTGAACTGCAGGAAAATAAAGACGGCTCACGTCTGATGAAAGAAGAAGTGACGGGTGAAAATATCGCGGAGATTGTTTCACGCTGGACAGGTATTCCGCTGACGAAAATGCTGCAGGCAGAAAAAGATAAATTACTGAACCTGGAAGATTACCTTCATGGGAGAGTGGTTGGGCAGGATGAAGCCATCGTGGCGGTATCCGATGCTATCCGCAGAAGCCGTGCCGGTTTGCAGGATCCGAAAAAGCCGTTGGGCTCTTTCCTCTTCATCGGCACTACGGGTGTCGGTAAGACAGAGTTGTCCAAAGCATTGGCGGAATTGTTGTTCGACGATGAAAAAGCCATGGTTCGCATCGACATGAGTGAATACATGGAAAAACACAGTGTTTCCCGCCTGATAGGCTCGCCTCCGGGATATGTGGGATACGATGAAGGCGGACAGCTGACCGAAGCGGTACGCAACCATCCGTATTCCGTGGTGCTGCTGGATGAAATTGAAAAAGCGCATCCCGATGTATTTAATGTGTTGCTGCAGGTGCTGGAAGACGGCCGCCTGACAGACAATAAAGGACGAGTGGTGGATTTTAAAAATACCATCATCATCATGACATCGAATATCGGCTCCCACCTGATACAGCAGAATTTTGAAAATGTGAAAACCGAAGATGAGATATTTGCTGCAACGGAAACATCCAAAGTACAGATTTTTGATGCGTTGAAACGCGTATTGAGACCGGAGTTCTTCAACAGGATTGATGAAGTCATTATGTTCAAACCATTGCTGCAGGGAGATATACGGGAGATTGTAAAGATTCAGCTGAACAACCTGAAGAACCAATTGCATGGAATGGAAATTGAAATGGAATATACCGATGAGTTGGTCGATTATTTTTCCAAAGAAGGCTATGATCCGCAGTACGGCGCACGTCCGCTGAAGCGATTGATAAACAGAGAACTTATCAATCAGCTATCTAAGATGATACTGGCGGATAAGATACAGAAAGACAAAACCGTTATTGCGGATTGTATAAATGACGAAATTGTATTCAGGAACAGATAA
- a CDS encoding phage holin family protein produces MKFIVKFLIKVAAVIGLSYLLPLIGLKVIVATPMDAVKVALVLTILNTFLKPIVSFFTIPISCLTLGLFSLVISAAMVKLADYFLSGFDVFGIANGWLTALVFSLGFTFICSMVERFIIEDK; encoded by the coding sequence ATGAAATTTATCGTAAAATTCCTTATTAAGGTAGCTGCCGTTATCGGACTATCATATTTACTGCCGTTAATTGGATTAAAAGTAATTGTCGCTACACCGATGGATGCTGTAAAAGTGGCACTCGTGCTTACCATCCTGAACACGTTTCTGAAACCAATTGTCAGCTTTTTCACCATTCCGATTTCCTGTCTCACGCTTGGATTGTTTTCACTCGTAATCAGTGCTGCCATGGTCAAACTTGCAGATTATTTTCTATCGGGATTTGATGTATTTGGTATTGCGAACGGCTGGCTGACAGCATTAGTATTCAGTTTAGGGTTCACGTTTATTTGTTCTATGGTGGAACGTTTCATCATAGAAGACAAGTAA
- a CDS encoding inositol monophosphatase has translation MNNLTDIQERTILAVKKAAAFIQHEIGRIHQIDIETKALNSLVTYVDKESEKILVAELKRILPEATFLTEENTIEQKQGEWQWIIDPLDGTTNFIHQVPVFGISVGLKHQDEVVVGVVYELNRNELFYAAKGQGAFLNGTQIVVSNTNRLADSLIATGFPYYDFELLENYLNVFQELMTTTRGIRRLGSAAIDLCFTACGRFDAFFEYSLSPWDVAAGALILQEAGGKIADFNGKDNWLYGRQIIGSNPHISAQILELVRKHF, from the coding sequence ATGAATAACTTAACAGACATACAGGAGCGAACCATACTGGCTGTAAAAAAAGCTGCAGCTTTCATACAGCATGAAATCGGTAGAATCCATCAAATTGATATTGAAACGAAAGCGCTGAACAGCTTGGTGACGTATGTCGATAAGGAATCGGAAAAGATACTGGTTGCCGAACTGAAGCGGATACTTCCTGAAGCCACTTTTCTGACCGAAGAAAATACCATCGAGCAAAAGCAGGGCGAATGGCAGTGGATCATTGATCCGCTTGACGGCACTACTAATTTTATACATCAGGTGCCGGTATTCGGCATTTCCGTAGGATTAAAACACCAGGATGAAGTAGTGGTGGGTGTGGTCTATGAACTGAACAGGAATGAATTGTTTTATGCAGCTAAAGGTCAGGGTGCATTCTTAAACGGCACGCAAATAGTTGTTTCTAACACGAACAGACTGGCCGACAGCTTAATTGCTACCGGTTTTCCCTATTACGATTTTGAACTGCTGGAGAATTACCTGAATGTATTTCAGGAACTGATGACGACAACGCGAGGTATCCGCCGCCTAGGTTCAGCCGCCATTGACTTGTGTTTTACGGCGTGCGGACGTTTCGACGCATTTTTTGAATACAGTCTTTCGCCGTGGGATGTGGCAGCCGGTGCCTTGATTTTGCAGGAAGCAGGAGGGAAGATAGCCGATTTTAATGGCAAGGATAACTGGCTGTATGGAAGACAAATCATAGGCAGCAATCCGCATATTTCCGCTCAGATTCTGGAATTGGTCAGGAAACATTTTTAA
- the rsmI gene encoding 16S rRNA (cytidine(1402)-2'-O)-methyltransferase codes for MSKLYIVPTPIGNLQDMTFRAVEVLKSVQLILAEDTRTSKFLCHHYLITTPLQAYHKDNEHKAVENVVQKIKSGIVMALVSDAGTPGISDPGFLLVRECLKNEVEVECLPGATALIPALVNSGFPTDRFIFEGFLPHQKGRQKRLKTLEKEDRTVVLYESPYRIIKLLNELKEYFGEERHISISRELTKKFEETFRGTIAQALIHFSQKEPKGEFVVVMEGVRKEEPVAKSNKEKYGK; via the coding sequence ATGTCTAAGCTTTACATCGTTCCGACACCAATCGGCAATCTGCAGGATATGACGTTTCGTGCCGTCGAGGTGCTGAAGTCTGTTCAGCTGATTCTGGCCGAGGATACAAGAACCTCAAAGTTTCTGTGTCATCATTATCTGATAACAACACCGTTGCAGGCTTACCATAAAGACAATGAGCATAAAGCGGTGGAAAACGTGGTGCAGAAAATAAAATCAGGCATAGTGATGGCGTTGGTCTCTGATGCAGGCACACCGGGTATCTCCGATCCGGGTTTTTTGCTGGTGCGGGAGTGCCTGAAAAATGAAGTGGAAGTGGAATGCCTGCCGGGTGCCACGGCATTGATTCCGGCATTGGTCAATTCCGGCTTCCCAACCGACCGTTTTATTTTTGAAGGATTCTTACCGCATCAGAAAGGAAGGCAAAAACGCCTCAAGACACTGGAGAAAGAGGACAGAACCGTTGTTCTTTATGAATCGCCTTACAGGATAATCAAGCTGCTGAACGAATTGAAAGAATATTTCGGAGAGGAGCGGCATATATCCATCAGCAGGGAACTGACGAAAAAATTTGAAGAAACCTTCAGGGGAACCATTGCTCAAGCGCTGATACATTTTTCACAGAAAGAACCCAAAGGAGAATTTGTGGTGGTGATGGAAGGAGTACGTAAAGAAGAACCGGTTGCCAAAAGCAATAAAGAAAAGTATGGTAAATGA
- a CDS encoding N-acetylglucosamine kinase, producing the protein MILFADSGSTKTSWLLYDKNDRSRKYFETLGINPIIHHHEEIFQKVYSIAELVAVADKVEEIKFFGAGCSSPERNKLAQAALKSIFTKATIEIDHDMKAAAYAICGNEPGIACILGTGSNSIFFDGTNLVESYAGIGYILGDEASGAYFGKILLRDFLYHLLPVEMEHYLLTEYKLEKNTIFQLVYKEASPNRYLASFAPVLSKFRETDYVQVTLQRGFTEFFDFHVSCFENYQDYPIGFVGSIANSFKVELKKVADEFECHLGKFVQRPIDEIADYFISKSSQ; encoded by the coding sequence ATGATACTATTTGCGGACAGTGGCTCCACCAAGACGAGTTGGTTGTTATATGATAAAAATGACCGCTCCAGAAAATATTTTGAGACATTAGGTATAAATCCCATCATCCACCACCACGAGGAGATCTTTCAGAAAGTATATTCAATTGCCGAATTGGTTGCTGTAGCGGATAAGGTAGAGGAGATAAAATTCTTTGGCGCAGGCTGCTCCAGCCCGGAACGGAATAAACTCGCTCAGGCGGCGCTGAAATCCATCTTTACAAAGGCAACCATAGAAATTGACCACGATATGAAAGCGGCGGCATATGCCATCTGCGGAAACGAACCGGGTATAGCCTGTATTTTAGGAACCGGTTCCAATTCCATTTTCTTTGACGGAACAAATCTGGTGGAATCCTATGCCGGAATAGGCTATATTTTGGGAGATGAGGCAAGCGGCGCCTATTTCGGAAAAATCCTCCTGCGCGATTTTTTATACCATTTACTGCCGGTGGAAATGGAGCACTATCTGCTGACAGAATATAAGCTGGAGAAAAATACCATCTTTCAGCTGGTGTACAAAGAAGCCTCGCCGAACCGCTATCTGGCAAGTTTTGCACCCGTTTTGTCAAAGTTCAGGGAAACGGATTATGTTCAGGTGACCCTGCAAAGAGGATTTACCGAATTCTTTGATTTTCATGTCTCCTGTTTTGAAAACTACCAGGATTATCCGATTGGTTTTGTGGGTTCCATCGCCAATTCATTTAAAGTGGAGCTGAAAAAGGTGGCGGACGAGTTTGAGTGTCATTTGGGAAAATTCGTACAGCGCCCGATTGATGAAATAGCGGATTATTTTATTTCTAAATCTAGTCAGTAA
- a CDS encoding oxidoreductase, whose translation MAKSALLVGATGLVGSFVLDQLLQDPSYDSVVVLSRKPLNNNNPKLKEVIVNFDEPDKYSKDIKADVVFCCLGTTIKAAGSQEAFRKVDYEYPLQVAEIAKQNGTSTFLIITALGSSKSSIIFYNRVKGEVEEAIGKLNFDAFHILQPSLIIGERKESRTGEDIAQKLSPVYDTLMFGPLAKYKSIKAEQIAKAMIHFSKSDAKGILRHESDELQAI comes from the coding sequence ATGGCTAAGTCAGCATTATTAGTGGGTGCCACCGGATTGGTAGGCAGTTTTGTTTTAGATCAATTGCTGCAAGATCCATCTTATGACAGTGTGGTGGTTTTAAGCAGAAAACCATTAAACAATAACAATCCTAAGCTGAAAGAAGTGATTGTAAACTTTGATGAACCGGACAAATACTCGAAGGACATTAAAGCGGATGTTGTCTTTTGTTGTTTGGGCACCACCATTAAGGCAGCAGGCTCACAGGAAGCATTCAGGAAGGTGGATTATGAATACCCGCTACAAGTGGCGGAAATTGCAAAACAAAACGGCACATCCACTTTTTTAATCATTACAGCCTTGGGCTCCTCCAAAAGTTCCATTATTTTCTACAATCGTGTGAAAGGTGAAGTGGAAGAAGCAATCGGGAAATTAAACTTTGATGCGTTCCATATCCTGCAGCCGAGTTTGATTATCGGAGAGCGAAAAGAAAGCAGAACAGGCGAAGATATTGCACAAAAATTATCCCCTGTGTATGATACGCTGATGTTCGGACCGCTGGCTAAATATAAATCCATCAAGGCGGAACAGATAGCCAAGGCCATGATTCATTTCTCCAAATCCGATGCAAAAGGAATTTTGAGACATGAGAGTGATGAGCTGCAGGCTATTTAA